From the genome of Pelosinus fermentans DSM 17108:
TCCCGATGGAAAATATCAACCATACTTAAACAATATTGTAATGGATTTTGTTGTTCTGCTAAATCAATATACAATGCAAAGAATTGTGCCAAAGCATTACCAGCCTGCAATTTTTCTATATCTACGCTTAGGTTATTATGATATAAATTCAAATGCGGTTGATCCATTAAGTGCAGTATTGTATCACAATGTAAATCAATAATTTGCATATTACATTCACCTTTCCTACATATACCCAAATGATGGTCAAAGCACTAACTTAAACAAAGCTCTGCTGTACGTAAGGCAGAGCTACTTTTAATTTAATTCATTATACCATTCCAAATGGTACCTGACAATGACGAGGAATTATATTTATGCACATTTCCTGAAAATTCTCCCATTTCACGTTTTTTCCCTTGGAATTCTAATTTCCGCGCAATACAAAATACCACAACTCATATCAAAGTATCCCAATGAATGATCATACAGAAATTGGGATACTTAACATGAACTGTGGTATTTCTCACTCTTTTTTAAATGACTAGCGAGCTAAATGGCTCTATCAAAGCTATACCTTAAGACTCTTGTTGGAAAAGTGCTGTAGATAAATAGCGCTCTCCTGAATCAGGTAATAAGACAACAATATTTTTCCCTTTATTCTCAGGACGTGCTGCGATCTGAACAGCTGCATAAACTGCTGCACCACTTGAAATCCCAACCAACAAGCCTTCTGTTTTAGCAAGTTCCCTGGAAGTCGTAAAAGCATCTTCATTATGAACACCAAAAATTTCATCTACAACATCAAGGTTAATTACAGCAGGAACAAATCCAGCACCAATGCCTTGAATTTTATGAGGACCTGGTTTTCCGCCTGATAAAACAGGCGAATCAAAAGGTTCAACAGCAACAATTTTAACACTTGGTTTCTTTTTCTTTAGTACTTCAGCCACACCTGTGACCGTACCGCCAGTACCTACACCAGAAATAAAGATATCGACTTCTCCATCTGTATCTCTCCAGATTTCTTCAGCAGTAGTCTGTCTATGTATTTCCGGATTGGATGGGTTTTTAAATTGTTGCAAAATAATGGAATTGCTATTTTCTGCAGCCAGTTGCTCTGCCTTACCGATAGCTCCTTTCATACCTTCTGCCCCAGGAGTTAAGACCAGTTCAGCGCCTAAAGCTTTTAATAGATTCCGTCTTTCGATACTCATTGTATCTGGCATACACAATACTAATTTATAGCCTCGTGCTGCAGCCACAAAGGCTAAAGCAATACCAGTGTTACCGCTGGTAGGTTCAATTATTATTGTGTCTTTATTAATTAATCCTTGCTTTTCTGCATCCGCAATCATAGCGTAACCAATACGATCTTTTACACTGCTGAGCGGATTGAAGTACTCTAATTTAGCAATTACTTTTGCAGCTAAGCCTTTTTCACCATTATATTTAGTAAGTTCCAGCAGCGGCGTATTGCCAATAAGATCAGTCAACTGTTTTGCAATTTTAGCCATGTTACACGACCTCCATTTTTTTATTTTTTATTTTTTTGACAGAAAAGAAAAAGGCTAAGGAAGTCCTACAAAAGAACGATTCCTTAGCCTTCAGTTTTCTGATCGGCTAACTAATGATATTATAAGTACATTTAATCATAAATACTCCGCTTTGTCAACTTAATATTTAATTTTAAAAAGTAAAATTGCGTTGAAATACGAGTCTTAACCTGTCAAACTCACCTATGTCACTTGCTTTTATATACCATCACCATAGACACCTTCTACCTCTGGGAAACGCCGTTTTTCTGTTTTCTCAATCTGTACCGCTTTACCATCCTTGATTTTTACAACTAGTTGACCATATTGTAAATGCGATAACTCTCCTAAAATTTTTTTACGAAGAAGGTTTATTTCTTCTGTATTCTTTTTCCCTTGCTGAAAGTTCTTCTGACTAGAAATAATAATTTTTTCTGTACGTTCAATTTGAATAATATGTCCGTCTTGAACAATTAAAACAATCTCACCAAAACTAATATTTTGTATACTCTGATCAATTACTGCTAATGCTTTTGCAGGAAATGAGATTTTTTCTTGCATACTCTTACTCCTCCATTGCCGATGTTAAATCTGCCAAAAGATCATTTGCATCTTCTAAGCCTACAGATAATCGCAATTATTTATATTCTTGTGGCTGATCAATAGGTGTACTCACCGCTCTCGTATAGGCATCTACTTCCACTTCGATATGCAATAATTTTGCAGAAAACTCCCTCTCTATCACCCTATTCACCTCTTAATGATTCTATGACTAGTACTTTTTTCTATAACAATGAGTGATTTTAATCCGCTAATGCTTGTTCTAAGTCATTAATGATATCACTGGCATCTTCGATGCCAATTGATAAGCGTAATAAGCAGTCGGATATTCCCAAACGTTCACGAACCTCAATCGGCACATCAGCATGAGTTTGAACCGCCGGTAAAGTAATCAGAGATTCCACGCCACCAAGGCTTTCGGCAAATCGAATCATTTGCACTTTACGCAGTACTTGCTTAACCCTTTCTGGATGATCTACTGCAAAAGACAGCATACCGCCATAACCAGATGATTGACTATCATGTATATCTTTACCTTGATGATCAGCTAATCCTGGGTAATATACTTTAACAACTTTTGGATGACGAGTCAGCCATTGGGCAATAATTTGCGAGTTTTGATTATGCTTTTCCATTCGCAATGCCAGTGTTTTCATACTGCGAATCAATAACCAACTATCATTAGGTCCGAGAATTCCCCCTGTTGAATTTTGGATGTAACGTATCGAGGCACCTAATTCGGCATCCCGAGCAACGACTAATCCGCACACCAAGTCATTATGACCCGCTAAATATTTACTGCCACTGTGAATGACCACATCA
Proteins encoded in this window:
- the cysK gene encoding cysteine synthase A; this encodes MAKIAKQLTDLIGNTPLLELTKYNGEKGLAAKVIAKLEYFNPLSSVKDRIGYAMIADAEKQGLINKDTIIIEPTSGNTGIALAFVAAARGYKLVLCMPDTMSIERRNLLKALGAELVLTPGAEGMKGAIGKAEQLAAENSNSIILQQFKNPSNPEIHRQTTAEEIWRDTDGEVDIFISGVGTGGTVTGVAEVLKKKKPSVKIVAVEPFDSPVLSGGKPGPHKIQGIGAGFVPAVINLDVVDEIFGVHNEDAFTTSRELAKTEGLLVGISSGAAVYAAVQIAARPENKGKNIVVLLPDSGERYLSTALFQQES
- a CDS encoding YezD family protein, whose translation is MQEKISFPAKALAVIDQSIQNISFGEIVLIVQDGHIIQIERTEKIIISSQKNFQQGKKNTEEINLLRKKILGELSHLQYGQLVVKIKDGKAVQIEKTEKRRFPEVEGVYGDGI
- a CDS encoding trans-sulfuration enzyme family protein: MKLDSKIVHIGVCTDEKTGAISTPVYQSATFRHPALGESTGFDYTRSQNPTRKVLEEGIAALENGAVGLAFASGMAAITAILMLYKTGDHLVVVEDCYGGTYRVIDKIFSNFGLTVSFVDGSNIEEVAQSITPATKAILVETPTNPLMKIVDIRAIVKLAKGNEMHVIVDNTFLTPYFQRPLELGADVVIHSGSKYLAGHNDLVCGLVVARDAELGASIRYIQNSTGGILGPNDSWLLIRSMKTLALRMEKHNQNSQIIAQWLTRHPKVVKVYYPGLADHQGKDIHDSQSSGYGGMLSFAVDHPERVKQVLRKVQMIRFAESLGGVESLITLPAVQTHADVPIEVRERLGISDCLLRLSIGIEDASDIINDLEQALAD